Proteins encoded by one window of bacterium CG_4_10_14_0_2_um_filter_33_32:
- a CDS encoding ATP-dependent endonuclease, whose translation MKICHVKIHNWRSIKDLDIDFEDIMIFIGQNNHGKSNILSALLFFFGEMGCIELDFKKGSEDLFVEVEFKELDDHDKAQFQKYLTSDNHIKVKKQIIKGCNFEYHGYCEIPNDDYLKEEKISDFTSRDKINSTPLKDLIPSTGRITKEIVKDAQEKYIQDNRTSIAFQYDLEATNFLGLKSVAQGIFGNIFFIPAVKNATEEFNVKGKSIFNQLLSNVINEMSFDNQQYIDAKKKIAELTQTLNKNISDGSLNESRPEQITKLEKIIEDELKKWHTTINIEITPPDIDEVLKVGTSVWVDDGVPTDIVRKGHGLQRALIFALIKAWANISKEIKQKEAQATEEKTSRKASESNYFIFEEPELYLHPQAQRELFYSLKELSQVNNQVLLSTHSSSFIDLEMYKSICKVYKTDVNEGSKILQCTEDLFTLDDDKKNFNIAYWINPDRGELFFAEKIILVEGPTDKTIIPYLAKKLSLFKYEYTQIDCGGKDNIKIYIHLLNKFKFPYVAVYDKDNQIAKKSDAITTANKSSKEIEDAIDKNLGKSVIFDNDLEEEIGITDDCNKNKPYFALKHVSGDTFVLNDKLKKKIETIFE comes from the coding sequence ATGAAAATTTGTCATGTAAAAATTCATAATTGGCGATCAATAAAAGATTTAGATATCGATTTTGAGGATATCATGATTTTTATTGGTCAAAATAATCATGGTAAATCTAATATACTTTCCGCTCTTTTATTCTTTTTTGGGGAAATGGGTTGTATAGAATTAGATTTCAAGAAAGGAAGCGAGGATTTATTTGTAGAAGTTGAGTTTAAAGAACTTGACGACCACGATAAGGCACAATTTCAAAAATATTTAACTTCGGACAACCATATTAAAGTTAAAAAACAAATTATAAAGGGATGTAATTTTGAATATCATGGATATTGCGAAATACCAAACGATGACTATCTAAAAGAAGAAAAAATCAGCGATTTTACAAGTAGAGATAAAATTAACTCGACACCACTAAAAGATTTAATACCTTCCACGGGTAGGATAACAAAAGAAATTGTAAAAGACGCTCAAGAAAAATACATACAAGATAACAGAACCAGTATAGCTTTTCAGTATGATTTAGAGGCTACAAATTTTTTAGGCCTAAAGTCAGTAGCCCAAGGGATTTTTGGAAATATTTTTTTTATTCCCGCAGTAAAAAATGCGACAGAAGAGTTTAATGTTAAAGGCAAATCTATTTTCAATCAACTTTTGTCCAATGTCATAAATGAAATGTCATTTGATAACCAGCAATATATTGACGCTAAAAAGAAAATAGCTGAATTAACTCAAACTCTAAATAAAAATATTTCCGACGGATCGCTAAATGAAAGCAGACCAGAGCAGATAACCAAGCTTGAAAAAATAATAGAAGATGAACTTAAAAAATGGCATACAACAATAAATATTGAAATCACACCGCCCGACATTGATGAGGTCTTAAAAGTCGGAACCTCGGTCTGGGTTGATGATGGTGTGCCAACAGATATAGTCAGAAAAGGTCATGGATTACAAAGAGCACTAATTTTTGCGTTGATAAAAGCATGGGCTAATATTTCTAAAGAAATTAAACAAAAAGAGGCACAAGCAACTGAAGAAAAAACCAGCAGAAAAGCGTCAGAGTCAAACTATTTTATTTTTGAAGAACCTGAGCTATATTTACACCCACAAGCACAAAGGGAATTGTTTTATTCCCTTAAAGAGCTTTCCCAAGTAAATAATCAGGTTTTACTTTCCACTCATTCAAGCTCTTTTATTGATCTTGAAATGTATAAATCTATTTGTAAGGTATACAAAACCGATGTAAATGAGGGAAGTAAAATTTTACAATGCACGGAAGATTTATTTACCCTCGATGACGACAAAAAGAATTTCAATATAGCGTATTGGATAAATCCAGACCGAGGAGAATTATTTTTTGCCGAAAAAATTATTTTAGTTGAGGGACCGACCGATAAAACTATTATTCCATATTTAGCAAAAAAATTATCTCTTTTTAAATACGAATATACGCAGATTGATTGTGGCGGAAAGGATAATATAAAGATATATATCCATCTATTAAATAAATTTAAATTCCCGTATGTTGCGGTTTATGACAAGGATAATCAAATTGCAAAAAAATCTGATGCGATAACAACCGCTAACAAATCATCAAAGGAAATAGAAGACGCAATTGATAAAAATTTAGGAAAATCGGTTATTTTCGATAATGATTTAGAGGAAGAAATTGGTATTACTGATGATTGCAATAAAAATAAACCATATTTTGCGTTAAAACACGTTTCTGGCGATACTTTTGTTTTGAACGATAAACTAAAAAAGAAAATTGAAACAATTTTTGAGTAA
- a CDS encoding DNA modification methylase yields MTIQDLIKIYDTKKKKHGAEAYRHISNVLKEAKEQHKKDFKGDDHEQSWRAFKGKNLEKLIEYIITDEVNALGLQVVNGNSLERTNGSNLSKELSLVKRNLIVDYGEFGSHLPDVDLIIYHPKISKVVAVLSSKVTLRERIAQTGYWKIKLASDEATKHIKVYFVTPDEDGTLTVKKPTKKGRAIVEVDTDGSYVLSETNIEESDKVKMFDKFIDDLKKLLK; encoded by the coding sequence ATGACAATACAAGACCTCATCAAAATTTACGATACGAAAAAGAAAAAACATGGTGCGGAAGCATATAGGCACATTTCAAATGTTCTAAAAGAAGCAAAAGAACAACACAAAAAAGATTTTAAGGGAGATGACCACGAGCAATCTTGGCGAGCATTCAAGGGTAAAAACTTGGAGAAATTGATTGAATACATCATCACGGACGAAGTTAATGCTCTGGGCTTGCAAGTGGTAAATGGAAATAGTCTTGAAAGAACGAACGGATCAAATCTTTCAAAAGAATTAAGTTTGGTAAAAAGAAACTTAATTGTTGATTATGGCGAGTTTGGTTCACATTTGCCGGATGTTGATTTAATTATTTACCATCCAAAAATAAGCAAGGTTGTCGCTGTGTTGTCCAGCAAAGTTACCCTGCGAGAGAGAATCGCCCAAACGGGTTATTGGAAAATAAAACTTGCTTCCGATGAAGCGACAAAACATATCAAAGTTTATTTTGTAACGCCGGACGAGGACGGAACACTAACAGTCAAAAAACCTACAAAGAAAGGCAGGGCGATTGTTGAGGTTGATACAGACGGCAGTTATGTCTTAAGCGAAACAAACATTGAAGAAAGCGACAAAGTAAAAATGTTTGATAAATTTATTGATGACTTGAAAAAACTATTGAAGTAG
- a CDS encoding RNA polymerase sporulation sigma factor SigH (DNA-dependent RNA polymerase catalyzes the transcription of DNA into RNA using the four ribonucleoside triphosphates as substrates), with the protein MEIIFIDYHSLPTIELVKLAKINDQIAYNHIVNRYKNIISYIARCYPDQGIVYDDKVQEGNIGLFLAVQDFRFDKRTSFGYFAEMCIRRKMITAIKNANRQKHRPINDSISLYGLYIDDEKPNNRREDYIYSKVKNKILLRENQPDRLITTEDLNDYLHVLSDCERDILMLRVNGYSYYDISKELRFKDEKIIDNALFRARRKIQQLQRK; encoded by the coding sequence ATGGAGATAATTTTTATTGATTATCATTCTTTACCGACAATCGAGTTAGTCAAGCTGGCTAAGATAAATGATCAGATTGCCTATAATCATATTGTAAACAGATACAAAAATATCATAAGTTATATAGCGCGATGTTATCCGGATCAAGGCATAGTTTATGATGATAAGGTTCAAGAAGGTAATATCGGTTTATTTTTGGCAGTACAGGATTTTAGGTTTGATAAAAGAACATCATTTGGGTATTTTGCCGAAATGTGTATAAGGCGGAAGATGATAACTGCTATAAAGAACGCAAACAGGCAAAAACACCGGCCTATCAATGATTCTATATCCTTATACGGTTTATATATTGATGATGAAAAACCAAATAATAGACGTGAGGATTATATCTATAGTAAAGTCAAAAACAAAATTCTATTAAGGGAAAACCAACCCGATAGGTTAATAACAACTGAAGATCTTAATGATTATCTGCATGTATTAAGTGATTGCGAAAGAGATATTTTAATGTTGCGTGTTAATGGCTATAGTTACTATGATATTTCGAAAGAATTACGATTTAAGGACGAAAAAATTATTGATAATGCGCTTTTTAGAGCCCGAAGAAAAATTCAACAGTTACAGAGAAAATAA